One genomic region from Camelus bactrianus isolate YW-2024 breed Bactrian camel chromosome 3, ASM4877302v1, whole genome shotgun sequence encodes:
- the LOC141575638 gene encoding GDP-fucose protein O-fucosyltransferase 2-like encodes MVTGATLCAGRRALLGRVAGSGSVQLPGTMAVLAAGDGGLLGRATSSGLVSRRPTSCLGRRPTDARYLLCDFNPPEGFNLLRNVCIHIAFLLMTLLKMEEPVLVLFPWGHLYHWQSPDPCSDSFDLPSLNRNIPDIEYEQFVAGEVVVI; translated from the exons atggttacaggcgccacgctctgcgcgggccggcgtgcgcttctggggcgggtagcgggctccggaagtgtgcagctgcccgggaccatggcggtgcttgctgctggggatggcggcttgctcggccgggcgactagttctggcctggtcagtcggcggccgacatcctgtctggggcggcgtcccacagacg ccaggtaccttctgtgtgacttcaaccctccagagggcttcaacctccttaggaacgtctgcatccacattgccttcctcctgatgaccctgctgaagatggaggagccggtactggtgctattcccttggggccacctctaccactggcagagccccgatccctgttccgactcctttgacctcccaagtctcaacagaaacatccctgacattgagtacgagcagttcgttgcaggtgaggtggtggtcatttaa
- the LOC141577156 gene encoding uncharacterized protein LOC141577156 isoform X1 produces MSVTSLSLPHLLLQIEQDPGGSTKPVPSAILCVMSCDPVDAQHPPAEETDCLRYMKGEDTYYPHGAQVGLGVCCLYSRWARVALGIPVPEFLQYTRCLFPNLQNWNDVNHPAVHSMVHPRLELSGSKSISEGTYLKRNGFPDSEGQRKHQPGLEKENSISEPVLGDLTEITLVAQASDREHVPSCSQPQTSTDASYTGKDPGLGGCWPPEIRQMLDSRGGFCCRRGGTPVSR; encoded by the exons atgtctgtgacctcactctcgctgccccacctcttattacag attgaacaggatccagggggaagtaccaagcctgtcccatcggccatcctgtgtgtcatgtcctgtgacccagtggatgctcagcac cctccagctgaagaaacagattgccttaggtacatgaaaggtgaggacacctactatccccatggagcgcaggtggggctgggagtctgctgtttgtacagccggtgggctcgtgttgctttgggcatccctgtgcctgaattcctgcagtacactcggtg cctgtttcctaatctgcaaaactggaatgatgttaaccatcccgcag tgcattccatggtgcatcctcgcctagaattgagtggaagcaagtccatctcagaagggacatacctgaagagaaatggctttccagactctgaagggcagagaaagcaccagcctgggttagagaaag agaacagcatctctgagcccgtcctgggtgacctcacagagatcaccctagtggcccaggctagtgaccgggaacatgtaccttcctgcagccaaccccagacgtccactgatgcatcatatactggcaaagat cctggccttggggggtgttggccgccggagattcgccagatgttggactccag gggcggcttctgctgccgtagaggcgggacgccggtctccaggtga
- the LOC141577156 gene encoding uncharacterized protein LOC141577156 isoform X2 yields MSCDPVDAQHPPAEETDCLRYMKGEDTYYPHGAQVGLGVCCLYSRWARVALGIPVPEFLQYTRCLFPNLQNWNDVNHPAVHSMVHPRLELSGSKSISEGTYLKRNGFPDSEGQRKHQPGLEKENSISEPVLGDLTEITLVAQASDREHVPSCSQPQTSTDASYTGKDPGLGGCWPPEIRQMLDSRGGFCCRRGGTPVSR; encoded by the exons atgtcctgtgacccagtggatgctcagcac cctccagctgaagaaacagattgccttaggtacatgaaaggtgaggacacctactatccccatggagcgcaggtggggctgggagtctgctgtttgtacagccggtgggctcgtgttgctttgggcatccctgtgcctgaattcctgcagtacactcggtg cctgtttcctaatctgcaaaactggaatgatgttaaccatcccgcag tgcattccatggtgcatcctcgcctagaattgagtggaagcaagtccatctcagaagggacatacctgaagagaaatggctttccagactctgaagggcagagaaagcaccagcctgggttagagaaag agaacagcatctctgagcccgtcctgggtgacctcacagagatcaccctagtggcccaggctagtgaccgggaacatgtaccttcctgcagccaaccccagacgtccactgatgcatcatatactggcaaagat cctggccttggggggtgttggccgccggagattcgccagatgttggactccag gggcggcttctgctgccgtagaggcgggacgccggtctccaggtga